One Castanea sativa cultivar Marrone di Chiusa Pesio chromosome 4, ASM4071231v1 DNA window includes the following coding sequences:
- the LOC142632794 gene encoding egg cell-secreted protein 1.1-like has product MAGPLNSPSTLATRLQLDKQNNCWESLFELQSCSGEAIFFFLNGETYLGSNCCRAIRIIQRQCWPAMMGSLGFTEQEGDILFGYCDASDEDDNTTTQTLPLRSPTPIEG; this is encoded by the coding sequence ATGGCAGGACCTCTCAACTCTCCCTCAACCCTTGCAACTCGTTTACAATTGGACAAGCAAAATAACTGCTGGGAATCGTTGTTTGAGCTCCAATCATGCAGTGGAGAAGCcatatttttcttcctcaatGGTGAGACCTATCTTGGATCCAATTGTTGCCGTGCCATAAGGATTATACAACGTCAGTGTTGGCCAGCTATGATGGGCTCCCTTGGCTTCACTGAGCAAGAAGGTGATATTCTATTTGGTTATTGTGACGCTTCAGATGAAGATGATAATACCACTACTCAAACGTTGCCACTACGGTCACCAACACCAATTGAGGGCTAA
- the LOC142632795 gene encoding egg cell-secreted protein 1.2-like produces the protein MAGKRVTNVTATRDLYIKPGHRLATRLEASGEGLVPCWNALWELKSCSNEIVVFFLNGQTDIGPDCCRAITIITHHCWPAMLTSLGFTAEEGNILRGYCDAEASVPSTAPPLGLPLPQA, from the exons ATGGCggggaagagag TGACAAATGTGACTGCAACAAGGGACTTGTACATTAAGCCTGGACACAGGCTTGCAACAAGGCTTGAAGCCAGTGGTGAAGGCTTAGTCCCTTGCTGGAATGCGCTTTGGGAGCTCAAATCCTGCTCAAATGAGATTGTTGTTTTCTTCCTCAATGGCCAAACTGATATTGGCCCAGATTGTTGCCGTGCCATTACTATCATAACACATCATTGCTGGCCTGCCATGCTCACTTCACTTGGTTTCACAGCTGAGGAAGGTAATATTCTAAGAGGTTATTGTGATGCAGAAGCCTCAGTTCCTTCTACAGCTCCTCCTCTTGGCTTGCCACTGCCTCAGGCTTAG